The following coding sequences lie in one Pseudorasbora parva isolate DD20220531a chromosome 18, ASM2467924v1, whole genome shotgun sequence genomic window:
- the bscl2 gene encoding seipin isoform X1, whose amino-acid sequence MSKVGQTPLSAVGGLLGRQRENRGHSSGRDTEGLLAMGAAMGPLLLWLQDVAAVTLLRARRTLLRVAILLCVLVLLLWVSIFLYGSFYYSYMPSVSFSTPVHFYYRTDCDASDSVLCSFPTANVSLLKNGRDQVMMSGQAYRISLELEMPESPVNEQLGMFMVKMSCYATDKTVIHSVVRSTMLHYRSDLLQTMSTLLFSPLLLTGVSEQKQLIEVELFPDFKSSIYQPAIGAVIEIQSRRVQIYSAQLRIHAYFTGIRYLLYNFPVMSAIVGVASNFTFLSVIVLFSYLQFIWGGLYPPEQVRVRVMMGDSTRLQQRREEARKRMHSSSSTPIITYGREGSELPDPPQQPKQTVRNKGDLDTPSVIGTEDLNQLQEDEAAAQDSTDEAPIFLEAPRIAETSLSEEDLDQEQRTAEIGNGTKEEETALPQSSDNSLRQRHGPWMRL is encoded by the exons ATGAGTAAAGTGGGACAGACGCCTTTGTCGGCAGTGGGAGGACTGTTGGGCAGACAACGTGAGAACAGAGGACATTCGTCTGGACGTGACACTGAAGGACTGCTGGCTATGGGTGCAGCAATGGGGCCATTACTGCTTTGGCTCCAGGATGTGGCAGCGGTGACCCTGCTAAGAGCTCGCAGGACGCTTCTAAGAGTCGCCATTCTATTGTGTGTCCTGGTGCTTCTTCTCTGGGTCTCCATCTTCCTGTATGGAAGCTTCTACTATTCGTACATGCCCAGCGTCAGCTTCTCCACACCAGTGCACTTCTACTACAG GACAGATTGCGATGCTTCAGATTCAGTCCTCTGTTCTTTCCCCACGGCTAACGTCTCGCTCTTGAAGAATGGAAGAGACCAG GTGATGATGTCCGGTCAGGCCTACAGGATCTCTCTGGAGCTGGAAATGCCTGAATCTCCCGTTAACGAACAGCTCGGCATGTTCATGGTCAAAATGTCTTGTTATGCCACTGATAAGACAGTCATTCACTCCGTGGTCCGCTCA ACGATGCTGCACTACCGTTCAGATCTGCTGCAGACCATGAGCACACTCCTGTTTTCGCCACTCCTGCTCACAGGTGTGTCTGAGCAGAAACAGCTTATCGAAGTGGAGCTCTTCCCAGATTTCAAATCGAGCATT TATCAACCTGCTATTGGTGCTGTGATTGAGATTCAGTCTCGCAGGGTCCAGATTTATTCTGCCCAGCTCAGGATCCATGCTTACTTCACTGGCATTAG ATACCTTCTGTATAATTTCCCTGTGATGTCTGCAATCGTTGGGGTGGCGAGTAACTTCACCTTCCTCAGTGTCATTGTACTCTTCAGTTACCTGCAATTCATTTGGGGAGGGCTCTATCCCCCCGAGCAGGTCAGAGTGAGG GTGATGATGGGAGACTCTACGCGTCTTCAGcagagaagagaagaagcacGTAAACGCATGCACTCATCCTCCAGCACTCCTA TCATTACATACGGAAGAGAAGGCAGTGAACTGCCAGATCCACCACAACAACCCAAACAAACAGTTCGAAACAAAG GTGATTTGGACACTCCTAGTGTGATCGGGACGGAAGACCTGAACCAGCTGCAAGAGGATGAAGCTG CAGCTCAGGACTCTACAGATGAAGCTCCCATTTTCCTTGAGGCTCCTCGCATTGCTGAGACCAGTTTGAGTGAGGAGGACCTAGATCAAGAGCAGAGGACAGCAGAAATAGGAAATGGGACCAAAGAAGAAGAAACAGCTCTACCACAGTCCTCAGACAACAGCCTTAGACAAAGGCATGGACCATGGATGAGGCTCTGA
- the gng3 gene encoding guanine nucleotide-binding protein G(I)/G(S)/G(O) subunit gamma-3, whose amino-acid sequence MKGDTPVNSTMSVGQARKLVEQLKIEASFCRIKVSKAAADLMAYCDAHACEDPLITPVPTSENPFREKKFFCALL is encoded by the exons ATGAAAGGAGACACCCCTGTGAACAGCACCATGAGCGTCGGTCAGGCCAGGAAGCTGGTGGAACAGCTGAAAATTGAAGCCAGTTTTTGTCGAATCAAG GTGTCTAAGGCAGCAGCAGACTTGATGGCCTACTGTGATGCCCATGCATGTGAGGACCCTCTCATCACCCCTGTGCCCACTTCAGAAAACCCGTTCAGGGAGAAAAAGTTCTTCTGTGCTCTCCTCTGA
- the prdx5 gene encoding peroxiredoxin-5, mitochondrial codes for MLVYKAMISTALLQKGVRAAHCVRLLHSTRIAGMPIQVGQHLPAVEVQEGDPGNSISMAKLFKGKKGVLFGVPGAFTPGCSKTHLPGFIEMAGDLRAKGVGEVACVSVNDVFVMSAWGKNSGADGKVRMLADPTGAFTKAVDLFLNNDNLIQVLGNLRSQRYAMLIEDGVVKKLSVEPDGTGLTCSLAKSFLTEI; via the exons ATGCTGGTATATAAAGCGATGATTTCCACGGCACTGCTACAGAAAGGCGTCCGTGCCGCCCACTGTGTTAGACTGCTGCACTCCACACGAATCGCCGGCATGCCGATCCAG GTTGGTCAACATCTTCCCGCTGTAGAGGTCCAGGAGGGAGACCCAGGGAATAGCATATCAATGGCTAAACTCTTTAAAGGCAAAAAAGGAGTGCTTTTTGGTGTGCCAGGAGCGTTCACCCCTGGATGTTCAAAG ACTCATCTCCCAGGGTTCATAGAGATGGCTGGGGATTTGAGGGCCAAAGGTGTGGGCGAGGTCGCATGTGTGTCTGTTAATGATGTGTTTGTTATGTCCGCCTGGGGAAAGAACAGCGGAGCAGACGGCAAG GTGCGGATGCTGGCTGATCCCACAGGAGCATTCACAAAG GCTGTGGATCTCTTTCTGAACAATGATAACTTGATCCAGGTGCTTGGAAATTTGAGGTCTCAAAG GTATGCCATGCTGATTGAAGATGGAGTGGTCAAGAAGCTCAGTGTGGAGCCTGATGGGACGGGCCTGACCTGCAGCTTGGCCAAAAGCTTTCTCACTGAGATTTAA
- the banf1 gene encoding barrier-to-autointegration factor: MSSTSQKHKDFVAEPMGEKSVNALAGIGEVLGKRLEEKGFDKAYVVLGQFLVLRKDEELFREWLKDTCGANTKQQGDCYGCLREWCDSFL, from the exons ATGTCGTCAACGTCACAAAAACACAAGGACTTTGTGGCAGAACCCATGGGGGAGAAGTCTGTGAATGCACTAGCAGGAATTGGTGAAGTTCTTGGAAAAAGATTGGAAGAGAAGGGCTTCGACAAG gcatatgttgttctaggaCAGTTTCTGGTACTGAGGAAAGATGAGGAGTTGTTTCGGGAATGGTTAAAGGATACATGTGGAGCCAACACCAAACAGCAAGGCGACTGTTATGGCTGTCTGCGAGAGTGGTGTGACTCTTTCCTGTAG
- the bscl2 gene encoding seipin isoform X3, which yields MHKLCVTLDHNRGKEDRGRSIGVVHQFILKHIFWFLSMAYFLIEEGHPVSSLTVTHKRTDCDASDSVLCSFPTANVSLLKNGRDQVMMSGQAYRISLELEMPESPVNEQLGMFMVKMSCYATDKTVIHSVVRSTMLHYRSDLLQTMSTLLFSPLLLTGVSEQKQLIEVELFPDFKSSIYQPAIGAVIEIQSRRVQIYSAQLRIHAYFTGIRYLLYNFPVMSAIVGVASNFTFLSVIVLFSYLQFIWGGLYPPEQVRVRVMMGDSTRLQQRREEARKRMHSSSSTPIITYGREGSELPDPPQQPKQTVRNKGDLDTPSVIGTEDLNQLQEDEAAAQDSTDEAPIFLEAPRIAETSLSEEDLDQEQRTAEIGNGTKEEETALPQSSDNSLRQRHGPWMRL from the exons ATGCATAAATTATGCGTCACTCTTGATCATAACAGAGGAAAGGAAGATAGGGGTCGGTCCATTGGAGTTGTTCATCAGTTTATTCTGAAACATATTTTTTGGTTTTTGTCCATGGCGTATTTTTTGATTGAAGAAG GGCACCCTGTGAGTTCTTTGACAGTAACACACAAACG GACAGATTGCGATGCTTCAGATTCAGTCCTCTGTTCTTTCCCCACGGCTAACGTCTCGCTCTTGAAGAATGGAAGAGACCAG GTGATGATGTCCGGTCAGGCCTACAGGATCTCTCTGGAGCTGGAAATGCCTGAATCTCCCGTTAACGAACAGCTCGGCATGTTCATGGTCAAAATGTCTTGTTATGCCACTGATAAGACAGTCATTCACTCCGTGGTCCGCTCA ACGATGCTGCACTACCGTTCAGATCTGCTGCAGACCATGAGCACACTCCTGTTTTCGCCACTCCTGCTCACAGGTGTGTCTGAGCAGAAACAGCTTATCGAAGTGGAGCTCTTCCCAGATTTCAAATCGAGCATT TATCAACCTGCTATTGGTGCTGTGATTGAGATTCAGTCTCGCAGGGTCCAGATTTATTCTGCCCAGCTCAGGATCCATGCTTACTTCACTGGCATTAG ATACCTTCTGTATAATTTCCCTGTGATGTCTGCAATCGTTGGGGTGGCGAGTAACTTCACCTTCCTCAGTGTCATTGTACTCTTCAGTTACCTGCAATTCATTTGGGGAGGGCTCTATCCCCCCGAGCAGGTCAGAGTGAGG GTGATGATGGGAGACTCTACGCGTCTTCAGcagagaagagaagaagcacGTAAACGCATGCACTCATCCTCCAGCACTCCTA TCATTACATACGGAAGAGAAGGCAGTGAACTGCCAGATCCACCACAACAACCCAAACAAACAGTTCGAAACAAAG GTGATTTGGACACTCCTAGTGTGATCGGGACGGAAGACCTGAACCAGCTGCAAGAGGATGAAGCTG CAGCTCAGGACTCTACAGATGAAGCTCCCATTTTCCTTGAGGCTCCTCGCATTGCTGAGACCAGTTTGAGTGAGGAGGACCTAGATCAAGAGCAGAGGACAGCAGAAATAGGAAATGGGACCAAAGAAGAAGAAACAGCTCTACCACAGTCCTCAGACAACAGCCTTAGACAAAGGCATGGACCATGGATGAGGCTCTGA
- the nxf1b gene encoding nuclear RNA export factor 1: protein MATADGSRYYNEHDDRVGGSKHRNRKGRGPFRAPLYSDQISRPRQRGGHNGGGGGGGGPGPRSRLHDDDGDVTMAEGPQDSGSQRRFNPYGRPQNRRDERSRKGGRGGGGGGNDDRGGNRYGCRGGGVGGGADGSRKNWFKITIPFGKKYDKDWLLSSFQSICSMPFHAVQYHTEGNKAQFYVEDSTTANALFKVSRKITDKEGYKVTVVMNPCPPPTLIHTDLKATDLEHLKQCMAKRFDGSQQALDLNNIRVDPDLVSQNIEVTLNRRNSMLGVIKIIEENIPELVCLNLSNNRLFRLDDLADIVNKVPNLKILNLSHNELKTERELDKLRGLKLVDLSLEGNPLCGHFKIQADYVSAIRERFPKLLKLDGHDLPPPIGFDLEVAPATLPPCKPSYFCSEDIKNIIHCFLQQYYSIYDSGNRQPLLDGYHDGATFSLTIPFVVQNPSKSSLGDYHKDSRNIKRMKDPTTRFRLIKHTRLNVVAFLNELPKTQHDIASFNVDVNTYTATLLAFTVSGVFKEMDGKSRETYRAFSRVFIAVPAGNGLCIVNDELFIRNATTEEIRRAFVAPAPTPSSSPVPTLSAPQQEMLAAFSQKSGMNLEWSQKCLQDNDWDFDRAAQIFTGLKAQGKIPDVAFVK, encoded by the exons ATGGCGACAGCGGACGGCTCGCGCTACTATAATG AGCATGATGACCGTGTCGGTGGATCTAAGCACCGCAACCGCAAAGGCCGAGGCCCTTTCAGGGCCCCCTTGTACAGCGATCAGATTTCTCGGCCAAGGCAGCGAGGCGGTCACAATGGTGgtggtggaggaggaggaggcccTGGTCCCCGGTCGAGACTACATGATGATGATGGAGATGTGACCATGGCAGAAGGTCCACAAGACAGTGGCTCCCAGCGCAGATT caatCCATATGGCCGGCCACAAAATCGCCGTGATGAACGCAGTCGCAAAGGTGGACGAGGTGGCGGCGGAGGTGGAAATGATGATAGAGGTGGCAATCGATATGGATGCAGAGGTGGCGGAGTTGGCGGTGGTGCTGATGGAAGCCGCAAGAACTGGTTTAAAATTACT ATTCCTTTTGGGAAGAAATACGACAAAGATTGGCTTCTGTCTTCATTTCAGAGCATATGTTCTATGCCATTCCATGCAGTTCAA TATCACACTGAGGGCAACAAGGCCCAGTTTTATGTTGAAGACTCCACAACTGCTAATGCCTTGTTTAAAGTTTCAAGGAAAATAACAGACAAAGAAGGGTATAAG GTGACTGTTGTTATgaacccctgtccaccacccaCTTTGATTCACACTGATCTGAAGGCTACAGATCTGGAGCATTTGAAG CAATGCATGGCTAAACGCTTTGATGGATCACAGCAGGCTCTTGATCTGAACAACATCAGAGTTGATCCAG ATTTGGTGTCTCAAAATATTGAGGTCACTTTGAATAGGAGGAACTCCATGCTTGGAGTTATCAAAATAATTGAGGAGAACATTCCTGAG CTGGTTTGTTTGAACCTTAGTAACAACAGGTTATTCAGGCTGGATGACTTGGCAGATATTGTCAACAAGGTTCCCAACCTGAAGATTCTCAATCTTTCACACAATGAG ctgaagacagagagagaactTGATAAACTGAGAGGTCTGAAGCTGGTGGATCTCTCGTTGGAGGGAAATCCTCTGTGTGGCCACTTCAAGATCCAGGCCGACTATGTCAG TGCCATTCGGGAACGATTCCCCAAGCTGCTCAAACTG GATGGACACGACCTTCCGCCTCCCATTGGTTTTGATTTGGAAGTTGCTCCTGCGACTCTTCCTCCCTGCAAG CCTAGTTACTTCTGCTCTGAAGACATCAAGAACATCATTCATTGCTTCCTGCAGCA GTATTACAGCATATATGACTCAGGAAACAGACAGCCCTTGCTGGATGGTTACCATGACGGAGCAACTTTCTCCCTCACCATTCCCTTCGTGGTGCAGAACCCTTCAAA AAGTAGTTTAGGGGATTACCACAAAGACAGTCGCAATATCAAGCGCATGAAAGACCCCA CTACACGGTTTCGTTTGATTAAACACACACGATTAAATGTGGTGGCTTTCCTGAACGAGCTCCCCAAAACCCAGCATGACATCGCTTCCTTTAACGTTGATGTCAACACCTACACA GCTACACTGTTGGCATTTACAGTCAGTGGAGTTTTCAAAGAAA TGGACGGCAAATCCCGAGAAACATACAGAGCCTTCTCTCGAGTATTCATTGCTGTTCCAGCTGGAAATGG TCTGTGCATTGTGAATGACGAGCTGTTCATTCGAAACGCCACTACAGAAGAAATCCGCCGTGCGTTCGTTGCTCCCGCACCCACACCGTCCAGCAGCCCTGTGCCCACTCTGTCCGCCCCTCAACAGGAAATGCTTGCTGCCTTCTCCCAAAAGTCTGGCATGAACCTAGAATGGTCTCAAAA GTGCCTACAAGACAATGATTGGGATTTTGACAGAGCTGCTCAGATCTTCACCGGCCTTAAG GCACAAGGAAAGATACCAGATGTTGCATTTGTCAAATGA
- the bscl2 gene encoding seipin isoform X2 has product MSKVGQTPLSAVGGLLGRQRENRGHSSGRDTEGLLAMGAAMGPLLLWLQDVAAVTLLRARRTLLRVAILLCVLVLLLWVSIFLYGSFYYSYMPSVSFSTPVHFYYRTDCDASDSVLCSFPTANVSLLKNGRDQVMMSGQAYRISLELEMPESPVNEQLGMFMVKMSCYATDKTVIHSVVRSTMLHYRSDLLQTMSTLLFSPLLLTGVSEQKQLIEVELFPDFKSSIYQPAIGAVIEIQSRRVQIYSAQLRIHAYFTGIRYLLYNFPVMSAIVGVASNFTFLSVIVLFSYLQFIWGGLYPPEQVRVRVMMGDSTRLQQRREEARKRMHSSSSTPIITYGREGSELPDPPQQPKQTVRNKGDLDTPSVIGTEDLNQLQEDEAAQDSTDEAPIFLEAPRIAETSLSEEDLDQEQRTAEIGNGTKEEETALPQSSDNSLRQRHGPWMRL; this is encoded by the exons ATGAGTAAAGTGGGACAGACGCCTTTGTCGGCAGTGGGAGGACTGTTGGGCAGACAACGTGAGAACAGAGGACATTCGTCTGGACGTGACACTGAAGGACTGCTGGCTATGGGTGCAGCAATGGGGCCATTACTGCTTTGGCTCCAGGATGTGGCAGCGGTGACCCTGCTAAGAGCTCGCAGGACGCTTCTAAGAGTCGCCATTCTATTGTGTGTCCTGGTGCTTCTTCTCTGGGTCTCCATCTTCCTGTATGGAAGCTTCTACTATTCGTACATGCCCAGCGTCAGCTTCTCCACACCAGTGCACTTCTACTACAG GACAGATTGCGATGCTTCAGATTCAGTCCTCTGTTCTTTCCCCACGGCTAACGTCTCGCTCTTGAAGAATGGAAGAGACCAG GTGATGATGTCCGGTCAGGCCTACAGGATCTCTCTGGAGCTGGAAATGCCTGAATCTCCCGTTAACGAACAGCTCGGCATGTTCATGGTCAAAATGTCTTGTTATGCCACTGATAAGACAGTCATTCACTCCGTGGTCCGCTCA ACGATGCTGCACTACCGTTCAGATCTGCTGCAGACCATGAGCACACTCCTGTTTTCGCCACTCCTGCTCACAGGTGTGTCTGAGCAGAAACAGCTTATCGAAGTGGAGCTCTTCCCAGATTTCAAATCGAGCATT TATCAACCTGCTATTGGTGCTGTGATTGAGATTCAGTCTCGCAGGGTCCAGATTTATTCTGCCCAGCTCAGGATCCATGCTTACTTCACTGGCATTAG ATACCTTCTGTATAATTTCCCTGTGATGTCTGCAATCGTTGGGGTGGCGAGTAACTTCACCTTCCTCAGTGTCATTGTACTCTTCAGTTACCTGCAATTCATTTGGGGAGGGCTCTATCCCCCCGAGCAGGTCAGAGTGAGG GTGATGATGGGAGACTCTACGCGTCTTCAGcagagaagagaagaagcacGTAAACGCATGCACTCATCCTCCAGCACTCCTA TCATTACATACGGAAGAGAAGGCAGTGAACTGCCAGATCCACCACAACAACCCAAACAAACAGTTCGAAACAAAG GTGATTTGGACACTCCTAGTGTGATCGGGACGGAAGACCTGAACCAGCTGCAAGAGGATGAAGCTG CTCAGGACTCTACAGATGAAGCTCCCATTTTCCTTGAGGCTCCTCGCATTGCTGAGACCAGTTTGAGTGAGGAGGACCTAGATCAAGAGCAGAGGACAGCAGAAATAGGAAATGGGACCAAAGAAGAAGAAACAGCTCTACCACAGTCCTCAGACAACAGCCTTAGACAAAGGCATGGACCATGGATGAGGCTCTGA